Sequence from the Cucurbita pepo subsp. pepo cultivar mu-cu-16 chromosome LG02, ASM280686v2, whole genome shotgun sequence genome:
TTATAACCACGGAAATCCCTAATTTCCCTTTCACCAAGGCGTAGCTCTTGGCCATGGCTTTGAATCCGTAGGAATCTTCTAGAACAGAGACGACGTTCGAGAGCTGCCAGATCGTCATCAGGTAGAAGGCGCCGGCGAGGTATAGGATCTGGAAGGCGTAGATCAGGAGTATGACGCCGGAGCCGGTGATGTGGccgatgaagatgatgaggaCTAGGAGGGAGATGATGACGAACAAGCTGGCGATGGAGTAGCCGACGTAGGAGATGAACACGCAGAGAAATGTCAGGAGGAGTCGCTTCCAGACCTTGGGGACGACGCTCATCACCGGCTTGAAGGTGACGTCGCGGCCGGTGTAGATTGACGCGACGGTGTAGACGACAGCGGCGGTGGAGAGGAGCGACAGGACGACGAAGATAACCAGGTACGcgatttgaaatagaaaataatagacCTTCTCCGACGAAACGACGCCAGAGAGTTTTCCGAATGACTCTGTACGGGGCCGCGTTTGGTCCAGTATGAATTCGTCGTACATGATTTTTCTTAGGAATAGATTGGAGAGCTCCATATGAGCGAGGAACAAgaaggagagagggagaatTAGGGCTAGAGTGATTTGGGAGAAAATCCTTCGCCATGTGAAGATTAATTTGCTGGTTTCTCTAAAAATTCCATAGGTTCCGAGGAATtgcatctcttcttgttctACATCCATGATTCTGCGAAGAAGTAGATGGGATAATTTGCAGAAGAATGGAGGATTTTTGGAGGAGGAAAGGATATATAAGGAAAATGGGTGTTTGAATGTTCTTGagaattgagtttgaaaaGGATATAGATGACTTTTGGGTGCCTCTGCATTGGTTattccaaatattattttatcctTTCTTGTTTATAGaacaatcaattttaaatgCTTGAGAATGCTGACGAACTTTCTTGCTACTTGCAAGGATATGTCTATGTTGGTAGTGTTCATAGATTAGTTTATGTTGAATTTGACAGCGGCATTCCTACCGGACCTTTGCTATAGAACTTCCTCCATTGGTATATAGAGGGACTCCGACAATCCTCTTCTTGAACAAGATACCATTGAACCCCTCTTAAATACGAATATACCTACCGGACCTTTGCTATAGAACCTCC
This genomic interval carries:
- the LOC111787693 gene encoding uncharacterized protein LOC111787693, whose protein sequence is MELSNLFLRKIMYDEFILDQTRPRTESFGKLSGVVSSEKVYYFLFQIAYLVIFVVLSLLSTAAVVYTVASIYTGRDVTFKPVMSVVPKVWKRLLLTFLCVFISYVGYSIASLFVIISLLVLIIFIGHITGSGVILLIYAFQILYLAGAFYLMTIWQLSNVVSVLEDSYGFKAMAKSYALVKGKLGISVVIILLLSLPLGTVRFMFGHLVVRAAALGVVSKGVLGILCFLLFFVFYLLKLVTETVLYFVCKSYHHENIDKSALSDHLGEYLLGEYVPLKPKDVQLEKIQV